A region of the Candidatus Thorarchaeota archaeon genome:
TAGTTGATTATATATATTTCTAACTTTGATTCTTTATTACTGAATCTTGCCATTTCCGCCCGTTTTAGAAGATATTTTATGTGGAAATCAGCGTCGGGAAATGAATACCCACAAAAGAAAATTCGATCTGCTTTGGATAGTACTCTTTCTGCTTGATACCATACTTTCTGAAAATGCACGTTTGTTAAGTTTTTAAAGTATGTGGGATACGTTAAGAACGGAGAAAGCGTTCCACGAGATTGCTTACATATAGATGAACCATAACCCTCAGAGGAGAAGTTTGCTTTATTTCCATCGGGTGTTCTAACCATTCTGTTACAAATAGGGCAATAGAGCCAATTTAATGACCCATGGATTTTATATAATTTCATTGTTAGCCTCTGTTTTGTACCACTATTTGCGCTATTGCAAAATTCTAGACCGTAATCGACTCTCATATTGTTACCAATTATGGCATTATCAATTAAAATATCATAATTTGTACTGACTAAGGAAACATTTTCGTAATAGTTATCCCTTGTAATATTACTTACAAGTGCAAAATGCGTATTTGATCTTTTGCTATTGATTAGCTTAAAACTTATCGTATCTATTATTGAGAATTTAATATCTTCCCTGATTTGAGCCAAATCTGATATGTTTGAGGAACTACGGATTGCAAACTGTTGGTCAACGGCTAGTGCCATTTCTATAATCCCAAATGCTTCTTCACAGGTCGGATACAAGAGTGTACTGCTATTATTTATAGGATCTATACCAAAGAATTCCTTGAAAAATTTCAATAATCTTTCGTAGCGCTCATTTCTAATCGTTTCATTGCCTAATTTCTTTGTAATATATTTTATTTTTGCGAAATATGTTTGAAACAGATTGG
Encoded here:
- a CDS encoding SIR2 family protein codes for the protein MTPTDKSDVIFLGAGASASDGAPLQSNLFQTYFAKIKYITKKLGNETIRNERYERLLKFFKEFFGIDPINNSSTLLYPTCEEAFGIIEMALAVDQQFAIRSSSNISDLAQIREDIKFSIIDTISFKLINSKRSNTHFALVSNITRDNYYENVSLVSTNYDILIDNAIIGNNMRVDYGLEFCNSANSGTKQRLTMKLYKIHGSLNWLYCPICNRMVRTPDGNKANFSSEGYGSSICKQSRGTLSPFLTYPTYFKNLTNVHFQKVWYQAERVLSKADRIFFCGYSFPDADFHIKYLLKRAEMARFSNKESKLEIYIINYHEGKENHHISEEYHRFYRFFRDTENIYYLKMSFENFANNYPEISTETRLTQNNIAEI